TTTGAACTGACACCTTCAAAATCAACTTTGCAGGCAACAAAACATTTTGAATATAGTTATCTGGCAATCTTTTAGTTCCAAGAAGCTCCTGATTTCGTTCTTTTGCAGATAAATTACTCAGTTCATCCGGCATCGCCCATAAAGGTCTGAGCCATAATGGGTAAGTTTTATCATCAAACTCTATTTTGATACCAACCTTATCTTTTAAAATTAGTAATGCCTCTTCCAGATTTTCTTTTAGTCTCCAGCCGTAACGATAATCATTAATTGCTTGTTCAATTTGATAGGATGGCAAAACGTTACTCAATAAGCTATGAACTGTGTAAACACCATTCTTGTGAGCGCGACTATTCTGAATAATATACAATGCTAGACTTGTAGCTAGTTTTTGTTGATGTGGATCTAGATCAAAAACTTGCTTGGGGATAAATCCATACTGGTACAGAGCAGTTTTTGACTGCTCACCTTGGGAATTGAGGAAATTATAAGTCCAAAGACCTGGTTGTACCCGGATTATAACTTCGCAAAGGTCATCATTGTCTCCGAACAAATTTGGTTGACTATATTCCTGTACGCTCACCATCCAAAGCAGGCAACGCTCTTTGATACAAAGGTTTAACTCCCCTTCATACCAGTGGATAACTGCACCCAAAGTCCCTACTACCACGGCTAAGTCTGCGATCGCCTTGAGTCTTTGAGATTTTGTCAGTTTTTTACTTTTATATATCTTCAGTGTTTTGATAAGTTCTAAACCTCGCAAAACAAATGGTTGCTTCCAAGGTTCTGCTTGTCGAGCTGCATATGTGGCGAACACAGCATGAAGCCTTGCTGCCATTACACCATATTGCTCCAGAATTTGATGTTCGGCGCA
This sequence is a window from Tolypothrix sp. PCC 7712. Protein-coding genes within it:
- a CDS encoding helix-turn-helix domain-containing protein → MSVKQDKIEYADPQSSNYQLSISGLEVPPTAKTNKRLRKPKNLPFTKPPLFTSKNYEMTATGAPIISATQAYLKHPDWSEYSNGSLYFQKPFGKGRYIEFYILNKQEHQPQYILDCAEHQILEQYGVMAARLHAVFATYAARQAEPWKQPFVLRGLELIKTLKIYKSKKLTKSQRLKAIADLAVVVGTLGAVIHWYEGELNLCIKERCLLWMVSVQEYSQPNLFGDNDDLCEVIIRVQPGLWTYNFLNSQGEQSKTALYQYGFIPKQVFDLDPHQQKLATSLALYIIQNSRAHKNGVYTVHSLLSNVLPSYQIEQAINDYRYGWRLKENLEEALLILKDKVGIKIEFDDKTYPLWLRPLWAMPDELSNLSAKERNQELLGTKRLPDNYIQNVLLPAKLILKVSVQSQNHLSKFETQKQQTAQEISQHETKNHNAHTIVSTYKIVKTHSQAEATPQIFELSQTSELTGAILRQIRTAKRISQREIARAVGMSQSWVRDIETEGSDKVVAEKYAVKLKEVLGLV